From the genome of Triticum aestivum cultivar Chinese Spring chromosome 3B, IWGSC CS RefSeq v2.1, whole genome shotgun sequence, one region includes:
- the LOC123072279 gene encoding uncharacterized protein, with the protein MLLPPPLGLLPDVATPPPRARSPSPPPPWIAIERQTMEPVEGASGLRTSSSSVQQKYKFGRPGSSTARIHRVQRCCTEVNDGQRHSSTLFPFVTQLNSPPRCSTTGPLKSWLQAVHCSAPRCCHVVVGRLTPMHLPIFVHWSLSRLEVIPDVLNTSSTSSSKKEAKKKIYLLRDADKFPEHNRLIGASATIHSTTVQLQKEHQFKKIYARGGSKMVM; encoded by the exons ATGCTCCTCCCGCCACCACTCGGCCTCCTTCCCGATGTAGCTACGCCGCCGCCGCGTGCAAGAAGTCCATCGCCTCCAC CACCATGGATTGCGATTGAGCGGCAAACAATGGAACCTGTAGAAGGAGCCTCGGGGTTGAGGACCTCCAGTTCGTCAGTCCAACAAAAG TACAAGTTTGGAAGGCCAGGAAGTTCTACAGCTCGCATACACCGAGTTCAGAGATGTTGCACGGA GGTCAACGACGGTCAACGACACTCCTCAACTCTATTCCCGTTCGTCACCCAGCTCAACAGTCCACCTCGGTGCTCCACCACTGGTCCCTTGAAGAGCTGGCTGCAAGCCGTCCATTGCTCCGCCCCTAGATGCTGCCATGTGGTGGTTGGCCGTCTCACTCCAATGCACCTCCCTATTTTTGTGCACTGGTCTCTCTCAAGACTGGAAGTTATCCCTGATGTACTCAACACAAGTTCAACATCATCATCTAAAAAG GAAGCAAAAAAGAAAATCTATTTACTCAGGGATGCAGACAAATTTCCGGAGCACAATAGACTCATCGGCGCATCAGCGACCATTCATTCAACAACAGTTCAATTACAAAAAGAACATCAGTTCAAGAAAATATATGCAAGAG GAGGTTCAAAGATGGTCATGTAG
- the LOC123066420 gene encoding putative B3 domain-containing protein Os03g0621600 isoform X1, with protein sequence MSKPWKKRKELDEHRYWNHPDEQDKHFFKVMIGDFHEKMVIPDRFVQHFRWQTGRTIKLASRHGYTFDVQITKNLEKLVLDSGWKAFARAHDLRTGDFLVFKYDGHSQLKVLIFGPSGCEKIQACNLKKNAAPGKEWWGNTAGFVNTCHDLPMKFPHSGRQIRPSKDTSRQGNDIINVSSSSSASDSAGGISSSEDDHSLPGCILANGTLLNLNEVQKKQLKEKLRAINSEIPIYGCVIRKSSIYGATRSLDISRKYAEVYLPFKEQMLTLQRHGKKWEVRCRVKKNKNKRLMRGWKHFARGNNLTLGDACLFELLRNKKKYVMNVHIIHKSLYKRKCASEGKLAT encoded by the exons ATGAGCAAGCCATGGAAGAAACGCAAGGAGCTGGATGAACATCGCTACTGGAACCACCCAGACGAGCAAGATAAGCATTTCTTCAAGGTTATGATTGGCGACTTCCATGAGAAAATG GTCATACCAGATAGGTTTGTCCAACATTTCAGGTGGCAAACAGGACGAACTATTAAGCTAGCATCACGCCATGGTTACACTTTTGATGTTCAGATTACCAAGAATTTGGAGAAACTAGTCCTTGATTCGGGATGGAAGGCGTTTGCTCGTGCCCATGACTTGAGAACGGGGGACTTTCTTGTGTTCAAGTATGATGGCCACTCTCAACTGAAGGTTTTGATCTTTGGGCCGAGCGGTTGCGAGAAAATTCAGGCATGCAATCTCAAGAAAAATGCTGCTCCTGGTAAAGAATGGTGGGGAAACACTGCTGGCTTTGTAAACACTTGTCATGATCTTCCCATGAAATTTCCACATAGTGGAAGACAAATTAGGCCAAGCAAGGATACCTCAAGGCAGGGGAATGATATCATCAATGTCAGCTCGTCGAGCTCTGCTTCAGATTCAGCAG GAGGTATTTCATCTTCAGAAGATGATCATTCCCTGCCAGGTTGTATCCTCGCAAATGGCACCCTCTTGAATCTAAATGAGGTGCAGAAGAAGCAACTTAAAGAAAAACTCAGAGCTATTAATTCCGAAATCCCCATTTATGGGTGTGTCATAAGGAAGAGCAGTATTTACGGAGCAACCCGTAGCCTT GATATATCAAGAAAATATGCTGAAGTATACCTTCCATTTAAGGAACAAATGCTGACCCTTCAGCGCCATGGCAAGAAGTGGGAAGTGCGTTGTCGTGTtaagaagaacaaaaacaaaaggcTCATGAGAGGATGGAAGCATTTTGCGCGTGGCAACAACTTGACGCTCGGAGATGCCTGCCTCTTTGAGCTACTAAGAAACAAGAAGAAGTATGTGATGAATGTCCATATCATTCACAAATCCCTTTACAAGAG GAAATGCGCATCTGAAGGAAAGCTGGCCACATGA
- the LOC123066420 gene encoding putative B3 domain-containing protein Os03g0621600 isoform X2, translating to MSKPWKKRKELDEHRYWNHPDEQDKHFFKVMIGDFHEKMVIPDRFVQHFRWQTGRTIKLASRHGYTFDVQITKNLEKLVLDSGWKAFARAHDLRTGDFLVFKYDGHSQLKVLIFGPSGCEKIQACNLKKNAAPGKEWWGNTAGFVNTCHDLPMKFPHSGRQIRPSKDTSRQGNDIINVSSSSSASDSAGGISSSEDDHSLPGCILANGTLLNLNEVQKKQLKEKLRAINSEIPIYGCVIRKSSIYGATRSLDISRKYAEVYLPFKEQMLTLQRHGKKWEVRCRVKKNKNKRLMRGWKHFARGNNLTLGDACLFELLRNKKKYVMNVHIIHKSLYKR from the exons ATGAGCAAGCCATGGAAGAAACGCAAGGAGCTGGATGAACATCGCTACTGGAACCACCCAGACGAGCAAGATAAGCATTTCTTCAAGGTTATGATTGGCGACTTCCATGAGAAAATG GTCATACCAGATAGGTTTGTCCAACATTTCAGGTGGCAAACAGGACGAACTATTAAGCTAGCATCACGCCATGGTTACACTTTTGATGTTCAGATTACCAAGAATTTGGAGAAACTAGTCCTTGATTCGGGATGGAAGGCGTTTGCTCGTGCCCATGACTTGAGAACGGGGGACTTTCTTGTGTTCAAGTATGATGGCCACTCTCAACTGAAGGTTTTGATCTTTGGGCCGAGCGGTTGCGAGAAAATTCAGGCATGCAATCTCAAGAAAAATGCTGCTCCTGGTAAAGAATGGTGGGGAAACACTGCTGGCTTTGTAAACACTTGTCATGATCTTCCCATGAAATTTCCACATAGTGGAAGACAAATTAGGCCAAGCAAGGATACCTCAAGGCAGGGGAATGATATCATCAATGTCAGCTCGTCGAGCTCTGCTTCAGATTCAGCAG GAGGTATTTCATCTTCAGAAGATGATCATTCCCTGCCAGGTTGTATCCTCGCAAATGGCACCCTCTTGAATCTAAATGAGGTGCAGAAGAAGCAACTTAAAGAAAAACTCAGAGCTATTAATTCCGAAATCCCCATTTATGGGTGTGTCATAAGGAAGAGCAGTATTTACGGAGCAACCCGTAGCCTT GATATATCAAGAAAATATGCTGAAGTATACCTTCCATTTAAGGAACAAATGCTGACCCTTCAGCGCCATGGCAAGAAGTGGGAAGTGCGTTGTCGTGTtaagaagaacaaaaacaaaaggcTCATGAGAGGATGGAAGCATTTTGCGCGTGGCAACAACTTGACGCTCGGAGATGCCTGCCTCTTTGAGCTACTAAGAAACAAGAAGAAGTATGTGATGAATGTCCATATCATTCACAAATCCCTTTACAAGAGGTGA